One genomic window of Enoplosus armatus isolate fEnoArm2 chromosome 19, fEnoArm2.hap1, whole genome shotgun sequence includes the following:
- the sgk1 gene encoding serine/threonine-protein kinase Sgk1 isoform X4, which produces MKDKTTALTSFMKQRRMGLNDFIQRLATNSYACKHPEVQSILNLSPPQDAELMNTNPSPPPSPSQQINLGPSSNPSAKPSDFHFLKVIGKGSFGKVLLARHRTDDQFYAVKVLQKKAILKKKEEKHIMSERNVLLKNVKHPFLVGLHYSFQTADKLYFILDYINGGELFYHLQRERCFLEPRARFYAAEIASALGYLHSLNIVYRDLKPENILLDSQGHIILTDFGLCKENIEPNGTTSTFCGTPEYLAPEVLHKQPYDRTVDWWCLGAVLYEMLYGLPPFYSRNTAEMYDNILNKPLQLKPNISNAARHLLEGLLQKDRTKRLGCTEDFTEIKNHIFFSPINWDELNAKKITPPFNPNVTGPNDLRHFDPEFTDEPVPSSIGCSPDSALVTASIKEAAEAFVGFSYAPSMDSYL; this is translated from the exons ATGAAAGACAAAACGACCGCTTTGACGT CTTTCATGAAACAGAGGAGGATGGGCCTGAACGACTTCATTCAGAGGCTTGCCACAAACTCCTACGCCTGCAAGCA tcCTGAAGTTCAGTCTATTCTGAACTTGAGTCCTCCTCAGGATGCTGAGCTCATGAACACAAACCCCTCTCCCCCT CCCAGTCCATCCCAACAGATCAACCTCGGTCCATCCTCCAACCCCTCTGCCAAACCCAGCGACTTCCACTTCCTCAAGGTGATCGGCAAGGGCAGCTTTGGCAAGGTCCTGCTCGCACGCCATCGCACAGACGACCAGTTTTACGCAGTCAAAGTCTTGCAGAAAAAGGCCATCCTCAAGAAGAAGGAG GAGAAGCACATCATGTCAGAGAGGAATGTGCTGCTAAAGAATGTCAAGCACCCGTTCTTGGTGGGCCTGCACTACTCTTTCCAAACAGCGGACAAACTCTACTTCATCTTGGACTACATCAATGGAGGAGAG tTGTTCTACCACCTACAGAGAGAACGTTGCTTCCTCGAGCCCAGAGCCAGGTTCTACGCAGCGGAGATCGCCAGTGCACTGGGCTACCTCCACTCCCTCAACATTGTATACAGAGACCTGAAGCCAGAGAACATCCTGCTGGACTCACAGGGACACATCATTCTTACAGATTTCGGCCTGTGCAAGGAGAACATTGAACCCAACGGGACCACGTCGACCTTCTGCGGTACGCCAGAG TATTTAGCTCCTGAGGTTTTACACAAGCAGCCGTATGACAGGACGGTGGACTGGTGGTGCTTAGGAGCTGTTCTCTATGAGATGCTCTATGGCCTG CCTCCGTTCTACAGCCGTAACACAGCGGAGATGTACGACAACATCCTGAACAAGCCACTACAGCTGAAACCCAACATTTCCAATGCAGCCAGACACCTGCTGGAGGGCCTGCTGCAGAAGGACCGTACCAAGAGGCTGGGCTGCACAGAGGACTTT ACTGAAATCAAGAACCACATATTCTTCTCCCCCATCAACTGGGATGAACTCAATGCCAAGAAGATCACCCCTCCCTTCAACCCCAACGTG ACGGGACCCAACGACCTGCGGCACTTTGATCCAGAGTTCACAGATGAACCGGTGCCCAGCTCCATTGGCTGTTCCCCAGACAGCGCGCTCGTGACGGCCAGCATCAAAGAGGCTGCCGAGGCCTTTGTGGGCTTCTCCTACGCCCCATCTATGGACTCCTACCTATAG
- the sgk1 gene encoding serine/threonine-protein kinase Sgk1 isoform X5: MRAPSDLKAFMKQRRMGLNDFIQRLATNSYACKHPEVQSILNLSPPQDAELMNTNPSPPPSPSQQINLGPSSNPSAKPSDFHFLKVIGKGSFGKVLLARHRTDDQFYAVKVLQKKAILKKKEEKHIMSERNVLLKNVKHPFLVGLHYSFQTADKLYFILDYINGGELFYHLQRERCFLEPRARFYAAEIASALGYLHSLNIVYRDLKPENILLDSQGHIILTDFGLCKENIEPNGTTSTFCGTPEYLAPEVLHKQPYDRTVDWWCLGAVLYEMLYGLPPFYSRNTAEMYDNILNKPLQLKPNISNAARHLLEGLLQKDRTKRLGCTEDFTEIKNHIFFSPINWDELNAKKITPPFNPNVTGPNDLRHFDPEFTDEPVPSSIGCSPDSALVTASIKEAAEAFVGFSYAPSMDSYL, encoded by the exons ATGAGAGCTCCGTCAGATCTGaaag CTTTCATGAAACAGAGGAGGATGGGCCTGAACGACTTCATTCAGAGGCTTGCCACAAACTCCTACGCCTGCAAGCA tcCTGAAGTTCAGTCTATTCTGAACTTGAGTCCTCCTCAGGATGCTGAGCTCATGAACACAAACCCCTCTCCCCCT CCCAGTCCATCCCAACAGATCAACCTCGGTCCATCCTCCAACCCCTCTGCCAAACCCAGCGACTTCCACTTCCTCAAGGTGATCGGCAAGGGCAGCTTTGGCAAGGTCCTGCTCGCACGCCATCGCACAGACGACCAGTTTTACGCAGTCAAAGTCTTGCAGAAAAAGGCCATCCTCAAGAAGAAGGAG GAGAAGCACATCATGTCAGAGAGGAATGTGCTGCTAAAGAATGTCAAGCACCCGTTCTTGGTGGGCCTGCACTACTCTTTCCAAACAGCGGACAAACTCTACTTCATCTTGGACTACATCAATGGAGGAGAG tTGTTCTACCACCTACAGAGAGAACGTTGCTTCCTCGAGCCCAGAGCCAGGTTCTACGCAGCGGAGATCGCCAGTGCACTGGGCTACCTCCACTCCCTCAACATTGTATACAGAGACCTGAAGCCAGAGAACATCCTGCTGGACTCACAGGGACACATCATTCTTACAGATTTCGGCCTGTGCAAGGAGAACATTGAACCCAACGGGACCACGTCGACCTTCTGCGGTACGCCAGAG TATTTAGCTCCTGAGGTTTTACACAAGCAGCCGTATGACAGGACGGTGGACTGGTGGTGCTTAGGAGCTGTTCTCTATGAGATGCTCTATGGCCTG CCTCCGTTCTACAGCCGTAACACAGCGGAGATGTACGACAACATCCTGAACAAGCCACTACAGCTGAAACCCAACATTTCCAATGCAGCCAGACACCTGCTGGAGGGCCTGCTGCAGAAGGACCGTACCAAGAGGCTGGGCTGCACAGAGGACTTT ACTGAAATCAAGAACCACATATTCTTCTCCCCCATCAACTGGGATGAACTCAATGCCAAGAAGATCACCCCTCCCTTCAACCCCAACGTG ACGGGACCCAACGACCTGCGGCACTTTGATCCAGAGTTCACAGATGAACCGGTGCCCAGCTCCATTGGCTGTTCCCCAGACAGCGCGCTCGTGACGGCCAGCATCAAAGAGGCTGCCGAGGCCTTTGTGGGCTTCTCCTACGCCCCATCTATGGACTCCTACCTATAG
- the sgk1 gene encoding serine/threonine-protein kinase Sgk1 isoform X3, with product MTVKTETEKPVLTYSKSRGLVALVTAFMKQRRMGLNDFIQRLATNSYACKHPEVQSILNLSPPQDAELMNTNPSPPPSPSQQINLGPSSNPSAKPSDFHFLKVIGKGSFGKVLLARHRTDDQFYAVKVLQKKAILKKKEEKHIMSERNVLLKNVKHPFLVGLHYSFQTADKLYFILDYINGGELFYHLQRERCFLEPRARFYAAEIASALGYLHSLNIVYRDLKPENILLDSQGHIILTDFGLCKENIEPNGTTSTFCGTPEYLAPEVLHKQPYDRTVDWWCLGAVLYEMLYGLPPFYSRNTAEMYDNILNKPLQLKPNISNAARHLLEGLLQKDRTKRLGCTEDFTEIKNHIFFSPINWDELNAKKITPPFNPNVTGPNDLRHFDPEFTDEPVPSSIGCSPDSALVTASIKEAAEAFVGFSYAPSMDSYL from the exons ATGACggtcaaaacagaaacagaaaagccCGTACTGACTTACTCCAAATCTAGAGGGCTAGTGGCGTTAGTCACCG CTTTCATGAAACAGAGGAGGATGGGCCTGAACGACTTCATTCAGAGGCTTGCCACAAACTCCTACGCCTGCAAGCA tcCTGAAGTTCAGTCTATTCTGAACTTGAGTCCTCCTCAGGATGCTGAGCTCATGAACACAAACCCCTCTCCCCCT CCCAGTCCATCCCAACAGATCAACCTCGGTCCATCCTCCAACCCCTCTGCCAAACCCAGCGACTTCCACTTCCTCAAGGTGATCGGCAAGGGCAGCTTTGGCAAGGTCCTGCTCGCACGCCATCGCACAGACGACCAGTTTTACGCAGTCAAAGTCTTGCAGAAAAAGGCCATCCTCAAGAAGAAGGAG GAGAAGCACATCATGTCAGAGAGGAATGTGCTGCTAAAGAATGTCAAGCACCCGTTCTTGGTGGGCCTGCACTACTCTTTCCAAACAGCGGACAAACTCTACTTCATCTTGGACTACATCAATGGAGGAGAG tTGTTCTACCACCTACAGAGAGAACGTTGCTTCCTCGAGCCCAGAGCCAGGTTCTACGCAGCGGAGATCGCCAGTGCACTGGGCTACCTCCACTCCCTCAACATTGTATACAGAGACCTGAAGCCAGAGAACATCCTGCTGGACTCACAGGGACACATCATTCTTACAGATTTCGGCCTGTGCAAGGAGAACATTGAACCCAACGGGACCACGTCGACCTTCTGCGGTACGCCAGAG TATTTAGCTCCTGAGGTTTTACACAAGCAGCCGTATGACAGGACGGTGGACTGGTGGTGCTTAGGAGCTGTTCTCTATGAGATGCTCTATGGCCTG CCTCCGTTCTACAGCCGTAACACAGCGGAGATGTACGACAACATCCTGAACAAGCCACTACAGCTGAAACCCAACATTTCCAATGCAGCCAGACACCTGCTGGAGGGCCTGCTGCAGAAGGACCGTACCAAGAGGCTGGGCTGCACAGAGGACTTT ACTGAAATCAAGAACCACATATTCTTCTCCCCCATCAACTGGGATGAACTCAATGCCAAGAAGATCACCCCTCCCTTCAACCCCAACGTG ACGGGACCCAACGACCTGCGGCACTTTGATCCAGAGTTCACAGATGAACCGGTGCCCAGCTCCATTGGCTGTTCCCCAGACAGCGCGCTCGTGACGGCCAGCATCAAAGAGGCTGCCGAGGCCTTTGTGGGCTTCTCCTACGCCCCATCTATGGACTCCTACCTATAG
- the sgk1 gene encoding serine/threonine-protein kinase Sgk1 isoform X6, whose protein sequence is MTVKTETEKPVLTYSKSRGLVALVTAFMKQRRMGLNDFIQRLATNSYACKHPEVQSILNLSPPQDAELMNTNPSPPPSPSQQINLGPSSNPSAKPSDFHFLKVIGKGSFGKVLLARHRTDDQFYAVKVLQKKAILKKKELFYHLQRERCFLEPRARFYAAEIASALGYLHSLNIVYRDLKPENILLDSQGHIILTDFGLCKENIEPNGTTSTFCGTPEYLAPEVLHKQPYDRTVDWWCLGAVLYEMLYGLPPFYSRNTAEMYDNILNKPLQLKPNISNAARHLLEGLLQKDRTKRLGCTEDFTEIKNHIFFSPINWDELNAKKITPPFNPNVTGPNDLRHFDPEFTDEPVPSSIGCSPDSALVTASIKEAAEAFVGFSYAPSMDSYL, encoded by the exons ATGACggtcaaaacagaaacagaaaagccCGTACTGACTTACTCCAAATCTAGAGGGCTAGTGGCGTTAGTCACCG CTTTCATGAAACAGAGGAGGATGGGCCTGAACGACTTCATTCAGAGGCTTGCCACAAACTCCTACGCCTGCAAGCA tcCTGAAGTTCAGTCTATTCTGAACTTGAGTCCTCCTCAGGATGCTGAGCTCATGAACACAAACCCCTCTCCCCCT CCCAGTCCATCCCAACAGATCAACCTCGGTCCATCCTCCAACCCCTCTGCCAAACCCAGCGACTTCCACTTCCTCAAGGTGATCGGCAAGGGCAGCTTTGGCAAGGTCCTGCTCGCACGCCATCGCACAGACGACCAGTTTTACGCAGTCAAAGTCTTGCAGAAAAAGGCCATCCTCAAGAAGAAGGAG tTGTTCTACCACCTACAGAGAGAACGTTGCTTCCTCGAGCCCAGAGCCAGGTTCTACGCAGCGGAGATCGCCAGTGCACTGGGCTACCTCCACTCCCTCAACATTGTATACAGAGACCTGAAGCCAGAGAACATCCTGCTGGACTCACAGGGACACATCATTCTTACAGATTTCGGCCTGTGCAAGGAGAACATTGAACCCAACGGGACCACGTCGACCTTCTGCGGTACGCCAGAG TATTTAGCTCCTGAGGTTTTACACAAGCAGCCGTATGACAGGACGGTGGACTGGTGGTGCTTAGGAGCTGTTCTCTATGAGATGCTCTATGGCCTG CCTCCGTTCTACAGCCGTAACACAGCGGAGATGTACGACAACATCCTGAACAAGCCACTACAGCTGAAACCCAACATTTCCAATGCAGCCAGACACCTGCTGGAGGGCCTGCTGCAGAAGGACCGTACCAAGAGGCTGGGCTGCACAGAGGACTTT ACTGAAATCAAGAACCACATATTCTTCTCCCCCATCAACTGGGATGAACTCAATGCCAAGAAGATCACCCCTCCCTTCAACCCCAACGTG ACGGGACCCAACGACCTGCGGCACTTTGATCCAGAGTTCACAGATGAACCGGTGCCCAGCTCCATTGGCTGTTCCCCAGACAGCGCGCTCGTGACGGCCAGCATCAAAGAGGCTGCCGAGGCCTTTGTGGGCTTCTCCTACGCCCCATCTATGGACTCCTACCTATAG